The genomic DNA CCTGCTGCTTCCGCAATCTTGGCCTGTTCGGGATTGACCACATCCATGATGACTCCGCCCTTAAGGCTCTGGGCAAAGCCTGTTTTATCTTTCCATGTACCGGTATTCATATAATAGTTTTACCTCTACTCCGGGTTAATATGATATTTTACTATTGGCTGCGCTGGCGGGGCAAACTTGCGCCGGTTATTCTACCCTGCAGAATGCTCCCAGCAGCACGGATAACATTATAGCAGCTTGCCGTTTGTATAGTTATCAGGAAGACCTGGTTTGAACCCTTGCCCTAAAAACAATCATTCAAAAAACAGCGGCCAGTAATATTTGATAGCAGTTTCATCCAAACGCTGATTGAGCTTTTCTATGATTGCTGTTTTATCGCCTGGTATGTTGATAATGTATGGTTCAGGGGTCTGTCTTAGAGGTGCAACCTTCAAAATATTTTCCCGGGTACAGTCATTTGTGCGGAAATAATACAAGGAAGGAGAGTATTCCAGACGGGGGTGGTTATCCGTATTTAAGTGCTTGGTTCCGGCATATGTTTTCAGGCTGTTTCCTTCCATTACAAAGCAGCTGAGAAAATCAAAGGCATTGTTAATATTTAACTTGCGCAGCTCATTGGCAATTATTGGCTGGCTGATTTTTTGTTCGAGTATTTCGTAGTCAATCTGCAGCCTATCCATTGAACCAACCAGGAGGAAATAGTTACGAAGCGGGGTAAACCAGAGAGAGGTATTTGGAAAAACACTCACAAAGGTATTTACAGTAATACCGATTTCTCCTGGGGAAAGCAGATGAAATGGAAGCCACTGCACCATCAATCCATCCTCAGTCAGTCTCTGACGGCAATCACGATAAAACTCCTGTGAATATAGGTTTCCACTCCCAGCACTTTTTGGAGAGGTGGCGTCTACTGAAATGACATCGTAACGCTGTTCGGTCATATGCAGATAATTGCGCCCATCTGCAAAAACCAGATTAAAAATTGGAAGTTCGAACAGGTTATGATTAATTTCGGGCAGCAGACGTGAAGCCTGAGCAACTGATGGCACCAGTTCTATAACATCCAGTTTATTAATGTTGTAGCAGGTGGCAGCCCATGATGATCCGCCAGCACCTAATCCAATTATGCAAACATCCGCATTGTCCTTCTGGCTGAGGAGCAAGGGCGTGTGCCCTAACGCCAACTGGATGTCCCGGTGGCGTGGTGTTGTAGAAGCAACCGGGAAACCATCGATACTGAGATAGCGATAACCAGCTTCATTAGAATAAACCTTTATCGTACTGCCGATACCTTCATCGTAGAAGATTATCGAATCAGTTTCTTGTTTTTCGACCTGGGAAGAAAAAACCAGATTTCCGGGAGTAAGAACCAGTATACTGGTAAGGATAAATGCACAAGTCGGTGGCAGAACTGTTTTTATCTGCATTTTAAACCCGGAACCCGGTTCACATCCGAGTAGTAGTATTCCTAGCATCATATATGCAGCAGTGATTGCAACGGTGCTGTGATAAACACCTAAAAACGGTATAAGGATAAAACCAGCCACCAGAGATCCTGCTACGCCTCCGATGGTGTTAATAGCGTAAATACTGCCAACCGTTTTTCCAACGAGTTTTGGCCTAGTGGAGTATATCTTTGCTACGAGCGGGAAAGTCATTCCCATTAGCAGGGTAGGAATAAGCATTACCAGGAAAGAGCGGAAGAATCGGATAGATGCCCACTGCCAGTATGCTTCGGGTTGAAATAGATTGAGAGAAATACCGGCATCAGCCCCAAGATTAATAAAGACTGGCACCGAGACAACTCCGCTGATTCCTATTCCGAATATGATAGCGCCTAACCAAAGGAAAGGCCGCTTGAGTTTATCTACAAAGTGTGCCATTACAAGAGATCCTGCGGCAATACCCGTTAAAAAAGCGGCTAGCATTGTCGTGAAGGCTTGGGCAGTATTATCCAGGATAAATATCAGGGAACGTGTCCACAATACTTCCAGCGCAATTGAACAAAAACCAGCGATGCCAAAAGCAACCAATGCCAACTTGGCTTGTCTGGTTGAACCGATAATTTGTTGATTTTCTTCTTGTTGCGGAAGACTATATGCTTTAGTTGGTTTGGATAATTTTAAGTCTGCAATTATCGCAGTGATACCAATCAAGAGGTTTATTCCGGAAGCCAACCAGGTGGATTCTCTGATTCCAAGCACAATTATCAAAACAAAACCAGCCAATATTGCCCCGATAGCCCCTCCGATAGTGTTGACAAAATATAACCGACCGATGTTTTTGCCGAAATGGTTGAAATGATTTATGAAAAAGCGGCTGATAACAGGCAGGGTTGAGCCCATAAGCGCTGTCGGAATAATCAATACAATAAAAGAAAGTGCAATCTTTATAATATTAATTGCTCCCATTCCGGCGCCCAGGTTTCGATGTATGAAGATGTAAATATCATCTATGCCTGCGAACAGAATGGGCATCAATAAGGCAAAGGCGCTGATTGATATCTCCAGTATCCCGTATAATCTTAACGGGAGTTTGCTTTTATCTGTGAACCAACCAGCCAGGAAACTGCCGATTGCCATACCTCCCATAAATGAAGCCAGGACAATACTGGTTGATATCGCAGTTGTCCCGAATATGAGAGAAAGCATTTTCATCCAACCGACTTCATATATAAGTGAACAGCTGCCACTAAGGAAAAAAAGTATATATAGGAGCGATCGGTAATGGACTTCCCGTCTTTCAGACAGATATTGTTCGTGGCCCAAAATACATTCACCCCCGTTTGCTGTGCCTGATATATTGTAGCAAAACAGGTTGGTTGTATATATGTGATGGGTACAGTAATTATAGTTGGGGATTAATATGCAAGAATTATAAACAATACTTTGTGGGATATTAGAAATGAGCCCCCTATATCATAGGAGGCACATTAATATAACTTTTGATTTGTTGAAGGGAAGGACGGGTAAGCTAGCCTAGAATCTCAATTACTTTTATAGCAACTATTACAACAAAAGCAATCAATAACGGGATTATGGGAAGGGTTACAAAGCTGGATATACGCCCGGATACCTCCGAGGTGCCGGCTCCAGCCAACTCTTTGATAGACAGAAATAAAATCAGCATTACTACGGCTACTGCCCCAAGGGCACCAGCAATACCTTCAGCGCTCATGGCGGTGATGGCAGTAATTGTACTTACAGTTACAGTTGTAATCATATATTTTTACCTTGAGCAGAGATTAACATATGGCAAAAGCAGTTGTCAACCATTTTTAGGAGTAATAAACAAAAAGAAATTAGTACCTTTCCTAAAGTACTACCCCGGTAATTTGATTGAGCTGTTAGCCGGGATTCGTTACATTTATCCAAATATGCAGGTCGAGGTAGGTTTCGCTTGAACCGTTTTTATACAGACGAAACTCAACCTTCTGGTTGTTGCCTGGAGTATTTGGGGCGAAAGTAACGCGAGATTCGTGTTTATCTTCGTGTGCCAGTTCCAGCGGTCCGAGGGTTGCAGAAAGATCATCATCAATAAACACTTCAACGTTATAAATAGTAACATCATGTTCGCGATTGACGATTCCAACTGTTACCCAAGCGCTTTCCCCAAGTACCATGTCCTCCGGATAATCATCGGCAATTCCTTCGGCGCCCAGAATATAAAACTCGCTGAATTTCTCTCCCGGTTTTGGATTTGTGGCGGTATAAATAAGGGTTGTGATTGCAGCAATGGCACTAATTGCCAAAACCACATTTAAAGCTTTACCCAGCCGGGTTTCACTGGCCCAGAATCCGGATACCTCGGCCGCTTTATGCTTGAGGTTGATCTGGAAGCGCTGATTAGGTTCAATACTGCGGCGGCGTAACCATGCTATCACCAGCAATATGCTTATTAGAATCAGCTGGGATATGAGTATTGGGTAAAGCCGTATCCCAAAAGGAGTGTAGTTTAGGATTAGTCCGGTAAGTGAAACCAGCGCAAAAGACAGGCCGAAACTCAATGCAAGTCTTTCGAATTTACTGATGGAACCTTTGCCCGGAAATAATGCCGAAATTAGACTGTATCCTGGGGAAAAGAGCAAGAAGATTAATCCGAGGACTATTCGGGCAGCTCCAGTGGTGTACTCAACCAGAGGGACGAGTATTAAAGACAGGACCGCTATTATTATGAGATCAAGCATTTAGTTGCTGCCGGTTGCTCTTTTGCGCATTCTAATTTTCTCCAGTTGTATTATCAGGACGAAGATAGCCGGCGGTCATCTTAATTACGCTGCTACCATGGCATTTGCCGTTTTTCTTGGGCTGATTATAGACTATAACAGCGGCAGCGGCAATTAAGGATTTTCCGTATAGACGAGCACAACTCGTGTGAGACCCTTCACTTTGTTCAAGGGTGACACTGGTTTATGAGTGCCCGTTGTAACATACACAGCGTTTCCGTTTGGATGGGCACAGAACGGACATCGGCTTCAGGTTCATATTTCACATACGTGCTAATGCTACTTTGTCCGCCATTTCAAGACAAGAATTATTGCAATTATCAGCAGAATTCCATTGACTGCGTATACTATCCAGACCCAGTTAAAACCCTTCTCTTCCAGGTCGGGTGGGGGAGCAGATGTAGCAGTGGTAGTGGCGGTAACTGTCGGCGCCTCGCTGGCTGCGATCTGGTAACTCCCGGCAAGACCGTTGATTTCCACAGTATATATTCCGGGGGAATTGCGGATGATGGTGAAGTTTATTTCTCTGGTTTCTCCTCCAGCCAGGGAAATCCTTTTTACTTCCTGGGTATTACCGTTTAACTTGAACACCAGTTCGTAATAACCGGCAATTGTACCGGTGTTGGTAACCCTGCATCGCATGCTGACTAGTTCGCCCGGCGCGACAGTGGTTGGAAAGATCTGTAAATCCTGTATTTCAAAAACCGGTGGAGATACCGGTGCGAGTATTCCATATATGCCGGACTCATAAAAAGAGGCACTTATGGTGTTGGAATTAGAATCGATAACCGGATTTTCAAGCGCAATCCACTCTTCGGTTTGATTATCCCATCGAGCAATAAGCAAGAGGTTTTCATCCATGCCTGTCGGCAATTGGGCGTCGTAATAGGAGAAGCTGATGGTGGCCTGAGGTTCGAAAACAGCTCCTTCCGGGAGTACTTCATATGCATTGCCTATTATCATTGTATCTTCGGTCATTTGGCCTTCAGTTGTTGTGCGAGACAGCATTAACCAGCCTGGCACCTTGCCGTCCTGTGTGGAAACAGTAATGCCTGGCTTTACGTTGATAGATGAAAAGCCATCTGCGGAAGATACGAGGACAGGCGCAGATATCTTGCCGGCTTCATCGGTCAAGCTGGTAATATCGGTTGCCCCCGGTGGTATAGAATGCCCCCCCGGATCTGGGTTGGTTGTAGTTGGATCAGCAGGTATGGACGGCTCTGTGGTGGTCGGCGGAGTGGTAGTTGGTGTGGTAGTAGTCTGGGGCGGTGTTGTAGTGGTTGGTATAACCGGAGGTGTAGTCGTGGGCTGAACTGGGGCAGTAGTGGTTATAGTGGGCTCCGCAGGAGATGGTTCGGTGACGTTATAGAATGCATCCCCCATATCCTGTTGCTGGGGGAAAGCGCTGGTTGCATCAAACCACAATCCGCCGGCTTTAAATCTTGCTTCTATCAGTTCGGCAGTAACCTGGTATTTCCCGGCCGGGCTGCCCCAGGGAAAATACAGAGCAATTTCCTGAACTGCGGTTATAATCTCTCCCTCATGCGAAGGAACGGGAGAGATGGTTGTTGAATATCCGGAATTGAGCGCAATTCTGTTTCCGCTTTCGATATGACGGCCAACTACCCTTCCTCTGATATACGCTTCGGTTGGATGAATGGGCGCATCTTTTATACAGGTAGCCTTGCCTTCCAAATTGGCACAAAAGACTTCACCTTCCTGTACATAAGTTTGGCTGAAGGTAATAGTATAGGTATATGAAAAATAGTCCAGCGGATTAAGAGGTGCGGCAGCCGATGGCTGGCTGGGAATAAAAGCCATCGAAATAAAAGCAAGTATAGCGCCAGCTGTTATGCGGCAAATGGCGTTGCATTGTCGGATATTCATAATTTTCTGCGCTCCGACTATCAGCGCCGGACGAAAGTAACGATGTAATAATAGCGGTGCAGTATCAGTATTATTATTACCAGCAGGAGTATTATTCCCATCGCGATGCCGAGTATTATTTGCCAGTTATCCTTGAGCCAGTCCGTAAAGCTGAAGGGTTCGGGTTCTTCAGGTGTTGTGGTCGTAGGCTCCACTGTTGGCTTCTCTGCCGGTTCGGGGATTTCAAGAGCCAGAGTAAAGCCGTTAACATCCAGGCTGTATTTACCTGCAGTTTCAAGAAGCACATTGAAAGTAACCGCCTCCTGGCTATTCGGTCCAGGATTAACTGTCTGGCTTGTCTTGGTGGTGCCGTTAACCTTCAGGGTAAGCTCGTACCCTCCCGGCAAATCACCGGTATTTGCAACTGTAATAACCAGGGTAACCTCTCTGCCATCACCAGCTATTTCGACTGTGGATTCCCAGCCGGTAATCTGGAAGGCGGCTTCGGTATGGGCTGTTGCGAACGAATTTGTCGTTGAAGCAACCTCATTACCATAATCGTCAATAGCCAGTGGAGTAATTGTAGGTTTTACCCGGCTCAAGGTCTTCAAGCAACACAACATGCCGGGTTGAAATATCTGTTTCCAGAGGGGTTTCCTTCTGGCTGCTTCCCTCTGCCCAATAGATTACTTTTCCGGCAGCAGGCAGATCTGTGCTCCAGGTCACAACTGCTTCATTGCGGGTGGTGAGCAGGACCTCTATGCTGGTGAATTGGGGAGGTGGCGGCGGTCCTTCTACGAAGTTGGCTGTTACGGTTTTATTGGCTGTAATGGTGATGGTGGTGGTTGCCGAATCCGCCTCGGCAACATCGCCGGTCCATCCGGTAAAGCGATGTCCATCTGCTGGGATTGCGGTAATCGTAACTTCCGTACCTTCCAGATATTCATGGGTTCCCGGAGCAGGTTCGGTGGTACCGTTGCCGTTTACTTCTATCGTCAGTGT from Dehalococcoidales bacterium includes the following:
- a CDS encoding fused MFS/spermidine synthase: MKMLSLIFGTTAISTSIVLASFMGGMAIGSFLAGWFTDKSKLPLRLYGILEISISAFALLMPILFAGIDDIYIFIHRNLGAGMGAINIIKIALSFIVLIIPTALMGSTLPVISRFFINHFNHFGKNIGRLYFVNTIGGAIGAILAGFVLIIVLGIRESTWLASGINLLIGITAIIADLKLSKPTKAYSLPQQEENQQIIGSTRQAKLALVAFGIAGFCSIALEVLWTRSLIFILDNTAQAFTTMLAAFLTGIAAGSLVMAHFVDKLKRPFLWLGAIIFGIGISGVVSVPVFINLGADAGISLNLFQPEAYWQWASIRFFRSFLVMLIPTLLMGMTFPLVAKIYSTRPKLVGKTVGSIYAINTIGGVAGSLVAGFILIPFLGVYHSTVAITAAYMMLGILLLGCEPGSGFKMQIKTVLPPTCAFILTSILVLTPGNLVFSSQVEKQETDSIIFYDEGIGSTIKVYSNEAGYRYLSIDGFPVASTTPRHRDIQLALGHTPLLLSQKDNADVCIIGLGAGGSSWAATCYNINKLDVIELVPSVAQASRLLPEINHNLFELPIFNLVFADGRNYLHMTEQRYDVISVDATSPKSAGSGNLYSQEFYRDCRQRLTEDGLMVQWLPFHLLSPGEIGITVNTFVSVFPNTSLWFTPLRNYFLLVGSMDRLQIDYEILEQKISQPIIANELRKLNINNAFDFLSCFVMEGNSLKTYAGTKHLNTDNHPRLEYSPSLYYFRTNDCTRENILKVAPLRQTPEPYIINIPGDKTAIIEKLNQRLDETAIKYYWPLFFE
- a CDS encoding DUF1616 domain-containing protein → MLDLIIIAVLSLILVPLVEYTTGAARIVLGLIFLLFSPGYSLISALFPGKGSISKFERLALSFGLSFALVSLTGLILNYTPFGIRLYPILISQLILISILLVIAWLRRRSIEPNQRFQINLKHKAAEVSGFWASETRLGKALNVVLAISAIAAITTLIYTATNPKPGEKFSEFYILGAEGIADDYPEDMVLGESAWVTVGIVNREHDVTIYNVEVFIDDDLSATLGPLELAHEDKHESRVTFAPNTPGNNQKVEFRLYKNGSSETYLDLHIWINVTNPG
- a CDS encoding pyridoxal 5'-phosphate synthase lyase subunit PdxS — translated: MNTGTWKDKTGFAQSLKGGVIMDVVNPEQAKIAEAAG